Proteins from a genomic interval of Bacilli bacterium:
- the glpK gene encoding glycerol kinase GlpK, with protein sequence METYILSLDQGTTSSRAILFDREGHIVRVAQQEFTQYFPKPGWVEHDANEIWQSIVNVISELFRDASIKPGQIAAIGITNQRETAVVWDKRTGMPVYNAIVWQSRQTAQICDDLKAQGYDAQFREKTGLLIDAYFSGTKIKWILDHVDGAREKAEKGDLLFGTIDTWLIWKLTGGQAHVTDYSNASRTLLYNIHELDWDDTLLGILGIPRKMLPEVRPSSEVYGYAVIPELAGAAIPIAGAAGDQQAALFGHACFTSGAVKNTYGTGCFMLMNTGGKAIPSKHGLLTTIAWGFGGKVDYALEGSVFVAGSGVQWLRDSLQMIQTAGESEAYATGIASNDGVYVVPAFVGLGTPYWDSEARGAIFGLTRGSTKAHIIRATLEAIAYQTKDVLSAMQEDAGFALKSLRVDGGAVQNKFLLQFQSDILQVPVELPVISETTALGAAFLAGLAVGYWRDQQEVANLSKSAQTYKHAMASNEAERLYSGWKKAVKAAIAFK encoded by the coding sequence GTGGAGACCTATATTCTTTCGCTCGATCAGGGGACGACTAGTTCGCGCGCGATTTTATTCGACCGCGAAGGCCACATTGTGCGGGTGGCCCAGCAGGAATTTACGCAATATTTTCCGAAGCCCGGCTGGGTGGAGCATGACGCCAACGAAATCTGGCAGTCGATCGTAAACGTCATCTCCGAGCTTTTTCGCGACGCGTCCATCAAACCGGGGCAAATCGCGGCAATCGGCATCACCAACCAACGCGAAACGGCGGTCGTCTGGGATAAGCGTACGGGAATGCCGGTATACAACGCCATCGTCTGGCAGTCGCGGCAAACCGCGCAAATTTGCGATGACTTGAAAGCGCAAGGATACGATGCGCAGTTCCGGGAGAAAACCGGGCTATTGATTGACGCGTACTTTTCCGGCACGAAAATCAAATGGATTCTCGATCATGTGGACGGCGCCAGAGAAAAGGCGGAAAAAGGCGACTTGTTGTTCGGTACGATCGACACATGGCTGATCTGGAAATTGACCGGCGGACAGGCGCATGTCACCGATTATTCCAACGCCTCGCGCACGCTCCTTTACAATATTCACGAACTGGATTGGGATGATACCTTGCTGGGCATACTCGGCATTCCGCGCAAGATGCTGCCGGAAGTGCGGCCCTCTTCGGAAGTTTACGGGTACGCTGTGATCCCGGAACTTGCCGGCGCAGCGATCCCGATCGCCGGCGCGGCGGGAGACCAGCAGGCGGCTTTGTTCGGGCACGCCTGTTTTACTTCCGGCGCGGTTAAAAACACCTACGGGACCGGCTGTTTCATGCTGATGAATACGGGCGGCAAAGCGATTCCGTCGAAACACGGCTTGCTCACAACCATCGCCTGGGGGTTCGGCGGCAAAGTCGATTATGCGCTGGAAGGCAGTGTGTTTGTCGCCGGTTCCGGCGTGCAATGGCTGCGCGACAGTCTGCAGATGATCCAAACGGCGGGCGAAAGCGAGGCTTATGCGACCGGCATCGCTTCCAATGACGGCGTTTATGTCGTTCCCGCATTCGTCGGCCTGGGCACGCCATATTGGGACAGCGAGGCGCGCGGAGCGATTTTCGGGCTGACGCGCGGCTCAACGAAAGCGCACATCATCCGCGCCACTTTGGAGGCCATTGCCTACCAAACCAAAGACGTTCTCTCCGCCATGCAGGAAGACGCGGGGTTCGCCCTGAAATCGCTGCGGGTTGACGGCGGCGCGGTCCAAAACAAATTTTTGCTGCAATTCCAGAGCGACATTTTGCAAGTGCCGGTGGAATTGCCCGTGATCAGCGAAACAACCGCTCTGGGTGCGGCATTCCTGGCCGGGCTGGCTGTCGGATATTGGCGCGATCAGCAAGAAGTTGCAAATTTGAGCAAGTCCGCGCAAACATACAAACATGCGATGGCCAGCAACGAGGCGGAACGGCTGTACAGCGGTTGGAAGAAAGCCGTCAAGGCCGCGATCGCGTTCAAATAA
- a CDS encoding glycerol-3-phosphate responsive antiterminator, which yields MPIQDRKVLPAVRHMKDFEKLLATPYEYVVLLDCHINMLSGIVREAKANGKKMLLHADLIHGISNDEYAAEFLCQTIRPAGLISTRANIIAKTKQNGLIAIQRVFLLDTNALEKSYALMERTKPDFIEVLPGLMPHIIGEVSEKTNIPILAGGLIRTVQEVENAVSAGAVAVTTSRKDLWQYFA from the coding sequence GTGCCGATTCAGGACCGCAAAGTGCTCCCTGCTGTGCGCCATATGAAGGACTTCGAGAAGCTGCTTGCTACTCCATACGAATACGTCGTGCTGCTCGACTGCCACATCAATATGTTAAGCGGCATTGTCCGCGAGGCAAAGGCAAACGGGAAAAAAATGCTGCTGCATGCCGACCTCATTCATGGCATCAGCAACGATGAATATGCGGCCGAATTCCTTTGCCAAACCATCCGGCCGGCCGGGCTGATCTCAACGCGCGCCAATATTATCGCAAAAACGAAACAGAACGGACTGATCGCCATTCAGCGCGTTTTTCTGCTTGACACGAATGCGCTGGAGAAGAGCTATGCCTTAATGGAGCGGACAAAGCCGGATTTTATCGAAGTGCTCCCCGGGCTGATGCCGCACATCATCGGCGAGGTCAGCGAGAAAACAAACATCCCCATCCTGGCCGGCGGTTTGATCCGCACCGTGCAGGAAGTTGAAAACGCGGTTTCCGCCGGGGCCGTCGCGGTCACAACTTCACGCAAAGACTTGTGGCAGTATTTCGCTTAA